The Echinicola rosea genome has a segment encoding these proteins:
- a CDS encoding SusC/RagA family TonB-linked outer membrane protein, with product MIILLNMVWSFSLFAQGENVAGVVKDGENGEPLIGVSVLVKGTSKGVVTDLDGAYSIQGVSMEDVLIFSYLGYSTKEIPISGQSVLDVTLVSSASDLDEVVIVGYGVQEKRNLTGSIASVGSDEVRKTNMQDPISLLQGRAAGVQVTSNSGAPGGGMTINIRGSSSLNAGNSPLYVVDGVPIEANVTSSLNGSENFGLNPLAAINPADIESIEVLKDASSTAIYGSRAANGVVLITTKRGKDGKAQITLNVHSGVSQITRKLDVLNASQYRSAVLDSYANSADGREPIFAVVDSLSATNNGDVDWQSELLRKAVQTNVDLSVQGGSENVKYAWSSSFLDQDGIVLNSNYRRITSRLNVDFNVNDRLTVGQSISYSNGVNNRINAAGTGNLSIIRELLIRPPSYSMYLPDGSINGYQFGKRNPVGLAELSTNLNKTNRIIAGQYFEYKLAEGLKFRTSVNVDFLSMKEDTFIPSTLDYREGYNTGSVRSTNNLTWSNENIVTYQKQIYGKHNLGGLLGFSYQDWDYERTGLDGMFFPSDDIRTLNGAGTISNQGVNIATSHSLLSYFGRVSYDYDRRYLFEANLRADGSSRFGSENRFGFFPSASVGWRFSDEPFLSGAGVLDDGKLRFSAGQTGNEAIGNYTSQGEFMVGTNYLDYSGAAPTVMPNSGLSWETTTQYNAGIDLAFWQGRLGLTVDAYIKDTKDLLYNVPIPRETGFGYITQNIGKIQNKGIEVVLNTHNVTTRHFNWSTSLNISKNTNVIKELPEELLTNGFIQNGNYHILQEGFPIGTFYGWRFDGVYARDEDNVNGITNGTQGPVFEGGDPIWHDLNGDNVIDQNDRQIIGDATPDFFGGITNDLSYKNFSLSFMFQFSYGGEIYSEINHQRNSIVRYNNLSTAALNRWREQGDITDFPKPVQDDPLQSDSRIQSRWVEDGSYIKLKNVNFRYSFPLELVNRIGLSRLDAYVTGTNLVTWTDYTGFDPDVSSYSGLRIGVDEGSYPQSRTVIVGLSIGL from the coding sequence ATGATTATTCTATTAAATATGGTATGGTCTTTTAGTTTGTTTGCGCAAGGGGAAAATGTGGCAGGAGTGGTAAAGGACGGGGAGAATGGGGAGCCTTTGATCGGGGTATCTGTGTTAGTAAAAGGTACTTCCAAAGGCGTGGTCACCGATTTGGATGGGGCTTATTCTATTCAGGGCGTGTCTATGGAAGATGTGTTGATTTTCTCTTATTTGGGGTATTCCACGAAAGAAATCCCCATTAGTGGGCAGTCAGTACTTGATGTGACACTTGTTTCAAGCGCAAGTGATTTGGACGAGGTGGTCATCGTCGGGTATGGTGTCCAGGAAAAAAGAAACCTGACGGGGTCTATTGCCTCTGTGGGAAGCGATGAGGTGCGCAAAACAAATATGCAGGATCCCATATCGCTTTTGCAGGGAAGGGCGGCCGGAGTTCAAGTAACATCCAATTCCGGGGCACCTGGGGGAGGCATGACAATCAATATCAGGGGAAGTTCCTCTCTCAATGCCGGGAACAGTCCCTTATATGTGGTGGATGGAGTACCGATCGAAGCCAACGTAACGTCTTCCTTAAATGGCTCAGAGAATTTCGGCCTCAACCCATTGGCAGCCATCAACCCAGCGGATATTGAATCAATTGAAGTATTGAAAGATGCTTCCTCAACGGCCATATACGGTTCCAGGGCGGCCAATGGGGTTGTGTTGATCACTACAAAAAGGGGCAAGGATGGCAAGGCGCAAATTACATTGAACGTACATTCAGGAGTGAGCCAAATCACCAGAAAGCTGGATGTGCTCAATGCCAGCCAATATCGGAGTGCCGTACTCGATTCCTATGCCAATTCCGCTGATGGCCGGGAGCCGATTTTTGCAGTCGTCGATTCATTGAGCGCTACAAACAATGGGGATGTGGATTGGCAAAGTGAACTGCTGAGAAAAGCCGTTCAGACAAATGTGGACCTGTCCGTTCAGGGAGGATCTGAAAATGTCAAGTACGCTTGGAGCTCCTCGTTTTTGGATCAGGACGGTATCGTCCTCAACTCGAATTACCGTAGGATCACTTCCCGGCTCAATGTGGATTTCAATGTAAACGATCGCCTCACGGTGGGCCAAAGTATTTCATACTCAAACGGTGTGAACAACAGGATCAATGCCGCAGGTACGGGCAACCTGAGCATCATCCGCGAATTGCTTATTCGGCCTCCATCTTATTCGATGTACCTTCCGGATGGCTCCATCAATGGGTACCAGTTTGGAAAACGGAACCCGGTGGGGCTTGCGGAGCTGTCCACTAACCTCAATAAAACCAACCGGATAATTGCCGGACAATACTTTGAGTACAAATTGGCCGAAGGCCTGAAGTTTAGGACTTCTGTCAACGTGGACTTCCTTTCCATGAAAGAGGACACGTTTATTCCCTCAACCCTGGATTATCGGGAGGGGTACAATACCGGCTCGGTAAGATCAACCAATAACCTGACCTGGTCCAATGAAAACATAGTGACCTACCAAAAGCAAATTTATGGAAAACACAATTTGGGTGGACTTTTGGGATTCAGTTATCAGGATTGGGACTATGAACGAACAGGTTTGGACGGGATGTTTTTTCCCAGCGATGACATCCGAACCCTAAACGGGGCGGGGACCATTTCCAACCAAGGTGTGAACATCGCCACGTCACATTCCCTGCTGTCTTACTTTGGAAGGGTTTCTTATGACTATGACCGGAGGTACCTTTTCGAAGCCAATTTAAGGGCAGATGGGTCCTCCCGGTTTGGAAGTGAAAACCGATTTGGATTCTTTCCTTCGGCTTCTGTCGGTTGGAGGTTTTCCGATGAACCATTTTTGAGTGGTGCAGGAGTGCTTGATGATGGCAAGTTGCGCTTTAGTGCCGGTCAGACAGGTAACGAGGCCATTGGAAATTACACTTCACAAGGTGAGTTCATGGTGGGAACCAACTACTTGGATTATTCGGGAGCTGCCCCTACTGTTATGCCCAATTCGGGGTTGTCCTGGGAAACCACCACACAGTATAATGCGGGAATAGATCTGGCCTTTTGGCAGGGACGGCTGGGTCTGACCGTAGATGCATACATCAAGGATACAAAAGACCTGCTCTATAACGTGCCCATACCAAGGGAAACTGGCTTTGGTTACATCACCCAAAATATCGGAAAGATCCAGAACAAGGGAATCGAAGTGGTGCTCAACACACACAATGTGACCACCCGGCATTTCAACTGGAGTACTAGCCTTAATATTAGTAAGAATACCAATGTCATCAAGGAATTGCCAGAAGAACTGTTGACCAATGGGTTTATCCAAAACGGAAATTACCATATTCTCCAGGAAGGTTTTCCGATCGGTACGTTTTACGGATGGCGATTTGATGGTGTTTATGCCAGGGATGAAGACAATGTCAACGGCATCACCAACGGAACCCAAGGGCCTGTATTTGAAGGAGGTGACCCTATTTGGCATGACCTTAACGGTGATAATGTGATCGATCAAAATGACAGACAGATAATTGGTGATGCAACGCCGGATTTTTTCGGGGGGATCACCAACGACCTTTCCTACAAAAACTTCAGCCTGAGCTTTATGTTTCAATTTTCCTATGGTGGGGAGATCTACAGTGAGATCAACCACCAGCGCAATTCGATTGTACGGTACAACAACCTGTCCACAGCTGCACTAAACAGATGGAGAGAGCAGGGAGACATCACGGATTTTCCCAAGCCGGTACAGGATGATCCATTGCAGAGTGATAGCAGGATACAGAGCAGATGGGTTGAAGATGGTTCATACATTAAACTGAAGAATGTCAACTTCCGCTACTCCTTTCCACTGGAGTTGGTCAACCGTATTGGGCTGTCCCGGCTGGATGCCTATGTGACAGGAACCAACCTGGTCACATGGACAGATTACACGGGATTTGATCCTGATGTCAGTTCGTACAGTGGACTGAGAATAGGAGTGGATGAGGGATCATACCCCCAAAGCAGAACGGTGATCGTAGGCTTATCAATTGGACTGTAA
- a CDS encoding N-acetylglucosamine-6-phosphate deacetylase: protein MEKIKHVDGIHYQTQRPIRLTFDHGLISGMEALEETSSSMLIAPGLVDLQVNGFQGVDFNAPDLSVNDVVFCTEKLWENGVTTFLPTLITASEQALSESIKKISHACEDPLIAASIAGIHLEGPFISKDAGPRGAHPLEFVQEPNWEFISRLQKEANGKIKLITLSPEYQGSNDLIKKCVPENIQVAIGHTAAQAGQINKAVEAGASLSTHLGNAAHLSLPRHPNYIWDQLAMDDLWTSMISDGFHLPDAAMKVFMSVKPDKTFLVSDSTKFAGLPAGTYQSPIGGTVQLTSTGRLCMQDNPDLLAGSAVSLKSCLEYLVQTNLATLPNAINMASVKPLSYLGKGRKIRAFQEGSKADVVLFAHNDSKMVIYKTIKSGRLVYSSEI, encoded by the coding sequence ATGGAAAAAATAAAGCATGTCGATGGTATTCACTACCAAACACAACGTCCTATCCGACTAACGTTTGATCACGGTTTGATCAGCGGAATGGAAGCATTGGAAGAAACGTCCTCTTCCATGCTAATAGCTCCCGGGTTGGTGGACTTACAGGTAAATGGATTTCAAGGAGTGGACTTTAATGCCCCCGACCTTTCGGTAAATGATGTGGTATTTTGTACTGAGAAACTTTGGGAAAATGGCGTGACTACGTTTTTGCCGACATTGATCACCGCTAGTGAACAGGCCTTGTCTGAATCCATCAAGAAAATAAGCCATGCCTGCGAAGATCCGCTGATAGCCGCATCAATAGCCGGGATCCATTTGGAAGGACCTTTTATCAGCAAGGATGCAGGGCCTCGGGGAGCACATCCCCTGGAGTTTGTGCAGGAGCCAAACTGGGAATTTATCTCCCGTTTGCAAAAGGAGGCAAATGGTAAAATTAAATTGATCACCCTTTCTCCAGAATATCAGGGGTCAAACGATCTGATAAAAAAATGTGTACCCGAGAATATCCAGGTAGCCATTGGGCATACCGCTGCCCAAGCGGGTCAGATAAATAAAGCCGTTGAGGCAGGGGCGAGTCTTTCTACCCATTTGGGAAATGCCGCCCATTTATCATTACCGCGACATCCTAATTATATCTGGGATCAGCTGGCAATGGATGACCTTTGGACAAGTATGATATCCGATGGGTTTCATTTGCCGGATGCTGCTATGAAAGTATTTATGAGCGTAAAGCCGGATAAAACTTTCTTGGTGAGCGATTCGACCAAGTTTGCTGGCTTGCCAGCTGGAACGTATCAAAGCCCTATTGGTGGGACGGTGCAGTTGACTTCGACAGGGAGGCTCTGCATGCAGGACAATCCGGATTTACTCGCAGGATCAGCAGTTTCCCTCAAATCTTGCCTGGAATATTTGGTCCAAACAAACTTGGCGACATTGCCCAATGCGATTAACATGGCATCCGTCAAGCCATTGTCCTACTTGGGGAAGGGCAGGAAGATCAGGGCCTTCCAAGAAGGAAGCAAGGCAGATGTGGTCCTGTTTGCGCACAACGACAGTAAAATGGTGATCTACAAGACCATCAAGAGCGGAAGGCTAGTTTATTCATCAGAAATATAG
- a CDS encoding CBM96 family carbohydrate-binding protein produces MKSLPIKINGAILALILAGAVIYGCTVQEDFDYQPAGTTGKLGVSALEYFQSHESFTMLGSAISLAGLSETYDTDQIRTFIAPTDRAFEEYLQANAYESLEDVPVPILKNLLRYHIVDNKVLFTDPELFESNLPIAYPTESGQVMYLSHNTNFVGLVNQGTSKQWEISTSNLEPTNGVIHVVNEIVYFSAASTDLDELDPSVKTDTIFPLADTYINGGAAANRNFGADNLLKVKNVTGDGDYDRKAYLMFDLNELPAEGVITDLRLEVGVSFTHAKNLDMNLFQVPDTTWTEMGLNWNNATMPVDPPITTITTTKVSSFNFDLTDFFGRMEQRGKLSLMIDGQDTGDETNDLASKEHETLPAPMIIAIIATGNSVLDLVTNTGISVESGGSVALDSEMLEITGASANDIIYTVEEVAQHGWLISGATILKPGDRFTQNDINVMNLVYISNGEGSEDHLVLSARDRAGAKLDPFEVEVIID; encoded by the coding sequence ATGAAGAGTTTACCGATAAAAATAAATGGAGCCATACTTGCGCTCATCCTTGCCGGAGCGGTGATTTACGGCTGCACGGTCCAAGAGGACTTTGACTACCAGCCGGCAGGCACCACTGGAAAGCTGGGGGTGTCAGCATTGGAGTATTTCCAATCGCACGAATCGTTTACCATGCTCGGTTCCGCCATTTCCCTAGCCGGATTGTCCGAAACGTACGATACAGACCAAATCAGGACCTTTATCGCGCCTACTGATAGGGCTTTTGAGGAATACCTGCAGGCAAATGCCTATGAAAGTTTGGAAGATGTGCCAGTGCCGATCTTGAAGAATCTCCTGAGATACCACATCGTCGATAATAAGGTGTTGTTTACTGATCCTGAATTGTTCGAAAGCAATTTACCGATAGCCTATCCTACAGAAAGTGGCCAGGTGATGTACCTTTCCCATAATACCAACTTCGTGGGGCTGGTCAACCAAGGGACCAGCAAGCAATGGGAAATTTCCACCTCAAATCTGGAACCTACCAATGGGGTGATCCATGTGGTAAATGAAATAGTCTATTTTTCGGCAGCATCTACGGATCTGGATGAGCTGGATCCTTCCGTAAAAACGGATACCATATTCCCCTTGGCAGACACGTATATCAATGGGGGAGCAGCAGCCAATAGAAATTTCGGCGCTGACAATCTGTTAAAAGTGAAGAACGTGACAGGGGATGGGGATTATGACCGAAAGGCCTATTTAATGTTTGATTTGAATGAGTTGCCTGCGGAGGGTGTTATCACGGATCTCCGGCTTGAAGTGGGCGTATCCTTTACCCATGCAAAAAATCTGGACATGAACCTTTTTCAGGTTCCCGATACCACGTGGACCGAGATGGGCCTGAACTGGAACAACGCCACCATGCCTGTTGACCCGCCAATCACGACCATTACCACGACCAAAGTCAGTTCCTTCAATTTTGATTTGACGGATTTCTTCGGAAGGATGGAGCAAAGAGGGAAACTTTCGCTGATGATCGATGGACAGGATACGGGAGATGAAACAAATGATTTGGCCTCCAAAGAACACGAAACCCTGCCTGCACCGATGATCATCGCCATCATCGCCACTGGAAACAGTGTACTTGACTTGGTGACCAATACTGGAATATCCGTGGAGTCAGGAGGTAGCGTGGCCTTGGACTCGGAGATGCTGGAAATAACTGGAGCCTCCGCCAATGACATCATCTACACCGTGGAGGAAGTGGCTCAGCATGGCTGGTTGATCAGCGGTGCGACCATATTAAAACCTGGTGATCGATTTACCCAAAATGACATCAATGTCATGAACCTAGTCTATATCAGTAATGGTGAAGGCAGTGAAGACCATCTTGTCCTTTCAGCAAGAGATAGGGCGGGAGCCAAATTAGATCCATTCGAGGTGGAGGTAATTATTGATTGA
- a CDS encoding sodium:solute symporter family protein, with amino-acid sequence MELLDWIVLGLYFVMLLSIGLWAYLRVRNSEDFYTAGGKLPWWLSGISHHVSGYSGAVFVAYAGIAYTHGFTIYVWWAFTVAVAVFVAAFYIAPRWARLRVNFGVQSPTEYLLMRYNLPTQQVIAWVGTIIKVFDTGGKLAAIAILLNVFSGTSITFGVLLVGFISLIYITIGGLWADVWNDFGQFLIQLLAGVTMFVMILYKLGDGVSGVFTLWDRLPEEHAAFFHDPYTIGFAAVLLVINFFSYSGGTWNLATRFISTTSGKVAKRAALLSSVLYFTWPLILFYPMFAAPVFFENLADPTLSYGKMVLEFLPNGLIGLVLASLFANTLSMTASDSNTVSAVISRDILPVLFPHVKEFSKAQALTLARVTTFCFTILTIFTAINAANFGGVFGLMISWFAALLGPIAIPMILGLLPAFKRSDAMSAMCAIVSGLVTFILLKIFPVSSLALEIGAPTLVSFFTFVVTGFFRTVKVAPKVDELINGLSKKD; translated from the coding sequence ATGGAGCTGCTGGATTGGATCGTACTTGGGCTATATTTTGTCATGCTGCTGTCCATTGGGCTGTGGGCTTATCTGAGGGTAAGGAATTCCGAGGATTTCTATACGGCGGGAGGAAAACTTCCTTGGTGGCTTTCTGGAATTTCCCATCATGTTTCTGGATATAGTGGGGCCGTATTTGTGGCCTATGCGGGGATAGCCTATACGCATGGTTTTACCATTTATGTTTGGTGGGCTTTTACGGTGGCTGTGGCCGTTTTTGTGGCAGCCTTCTATATCGCACCCAGATGGGCGAGGCTTCGGGTGAACTTTGGAGTCCAGTCTCCCACAGAATACCTGTTGATGCGATATAATCTTCCGACACAGCAGGTGATTGCTTGGGTAGGCACCATTATCAAAGTTTTTGATACAGGAGGAAAGTTGGCCGCGATCGCCATTTTATTGAATGTGTTCAGCGGTACTTCCATCACTTTTGGTGTACTGCTGGTCGGATTTATCTCTTTGATCTATATCACTATTGGAGGGCTATGGGCTGATGTATGGAATGACTTCGGCCAGTTTTTGATCCAATTGCTGGCGGGGGTGACCATGTTTGTGATGATCCTGTACAAGTTGGGTGATGGTGTTTCAGGGGTTTTCACTCTCTGGGACCGGCTTCCCGAAGAGCATGCCGCATTCTTCCATGATCCCTATACCATCGGTTTTGCAGCCGTTTTGCTGGTGATCAATTTCTTTAGCTACAGCGGTGGAACGTGGAATCTCGCTACTCGCTTTATTTCTACGACCTCCGGAAAAGTGGCCAAAAGAGCAGCATTGCTATCTTCTGTACTTTATTTTACTTGGCCTTTGATCCTTTTTTATCCCATGTTTGCTGCGCCGGTTTTTTTCGAAAATCTGGCGGACCCAACGTTATCCTATGGCAAAATGGTATTGGAATTTCTCCCCAATGGGCTTATAGGGCTGGTACTGGCATCGCTTTTTGCCAACACCCTTTCCATGACCGCTTCGGACTCCAATACTGTTTCAGCGGTCATAAGTAGGGACATTTTGCCTGTTTTGTTTCCACATGTCAAAGAATTTTCCAAGGCCCAAGCATTGACCTTGGCACGGGTTACTACATTCTGTTTCACCATTTTGACCATTTTCACAGCCATCAATGCGGCCAACTTCGGAGGTGTATTCGGTTTGATGATTTCTTGGTTTGCAGCCTTATTGGGCCCGATAGCAATTCCTATGATCTTGGGGTTACTTCCTGCATTCAAAAGGAGTGATGCCATGTCCGCCATGTGCGCCATAGTTTCTGGACTTGTCACCTTTATTTTGCTCAAAATTTTTCCTGTGAGTTCTTTAGCTTTGGAAATAGGAGCACCAACGTTGGTTTCCTTTTTTACCTTCGTCGTGACAGGTTTTTTCAGAACTGTAAAAGTAGCCCCAAAGGTCGATGAATTAATTAATGGATTAAGCAAAAAGGATTAG
- a CDS encoding RagB/SusD family nutrient uptake outer membrane protein produces MKISRNIFMSMLTLVFFSCAENLLEKEPVSSFSAQGFYKTSSDAQSGVYGIYDAAQSAFSLNFSLWGEGRADAVSTNQSGDPFLLQENNLNPTLNSARWDNLYETISRANYAIKYVPPVFEEGEEFGLQLVGQARALRALCYFYAVRVWGDVPLILEPYESVQQDLFNTRTDAETILDRMEEDLLFAAEHCRASFGGERDRNLITQGGANALLVQLYMWRGEYTSAIAAAEKVMDNSLYQLVSINDWSKIFTQGYSNESIFEIGYNEVQTNSLRVLYALGSDSNFFPSESFRNSFEESDQRQALIYDVTAAQPRKIWKFFGEGFNDESPDPSANNIVMVRLADIILLKAEAHNQLGEVDEALALLNTIRARAGLESLTLNSAQTLYGNLETAILHERSIELCFEGHRWFDLVRTGKAMEVMGPINGLSQEANLVWPLHQDAINRNPNLVQNGFYD; encoded by the coding sequence ATGAAAATTAGCAGGAATATCTTTATGTCAATGTTGACGCTCGTTTTCTTCTCATGTGCAGAGAATTTGCTGGAAAAAGAGCCGGTCAGTAGTTTTTCCGCCCAGGGATTTTATAAGACTTCGAGTGATGCACAGTCCGGGGTGTATGGGATATACGATGCCGCACAGTCCGCCTTCTCCCTGAACTTTTCCCTATGGGGAGAGGGGAGGGCGGATGCGGTCAGTACCAACCAGTCCGGAGATCCTTTTTTGCTCCAGGAAAACAACCTGAACCCCACATTGAACTCGGCCAGATGGGATAACCTCTATGAGACCATCAGCAGGGCCAATTATGCCATTAAATATGTTCCCCCTGTATTTGAGGAAGGAGAAGAGTTTGGCTTACAGTTAGTGGGGCAAGCCAGGGCCTTGAGGGCTTTGTGCTATTTCTATGCCGTACGGGTGTGGGGCGACGTGCCGTTGATTTTGGAGCCTTATGAAAGTGTCCAGCAGGACCTGTTCAATACGCGCACCGATGCCGAAACCATCCTCGATCGCATGGAGGAAGACCTTTTATTTGCCGCTGAGCATTGTAGGGCTAGTTTTGGGGGCGAAAGGGATCGGAATCTGATTACCCAAGGAGGTGCCAATGCCTTGTTGGTCCAGCTGTATATGTGGCGAGGAGAATATACCAGTGCCATTGCAGCGGCAGAAAAAGTTATGGATAACTCATTGTACCAGTTGGTATCCATCAATGACTGGTCAAAAATCTTTACGCAAGGGTACTCTAACGAAAGCATTTTTGAAATAGGCTACAATGAAGTGCAGACCAATTCCCTTCGTGTACTGTACGCATTGGGTTCGGACAGTAATTTCTTCCCCAGTGAATCCTTTCGAAACTCATTTGAGGAAAGTGACCAAAGGCAAGCCCTCATATATGATGTAACGGCTGCCCAGCCTCGAAAGATCTGGAAGTTTTTTGGAGAGGGCTTCAATGACGAAAGTCCCGATCCATCTGCAAACAATATTGTTATGGTCAGGCTGGCAGATATCATATTGCTGAAAGCGGAAGCCCATAACCAACTGGGAGAGGTCGATGAGGCCTTAGCCTTGCTGAATACCATTCGGGCCAGGGCGGGGTTGGAAAGTCTTACCTTGAACTCTGCCCAGACTCTTTATGGAAACCTGGAGACTGCCATTTTGCACGAGCGCTCGATCGAACTTTGTTTTGAGGGACATCGGTGGTTTGACCTGGTGAGGACAGGGAAAGCCATGGAGGTAATGGGGCCCATCAACGGCTTGAGCCAAGAGGCAAATTTAGTATGGCCTTTACATCAGGACGCCATTAACAGGAATCCGAACTTGGTTCAAAATGGGTTTTATGATTAA
- a CDS encoding family 20 glycosylhydrolase, whose protein sequence is MVTNNNSNNWHKQSLPTLGVFRLIICLLFFFQSIAGYSQSKNDPGDSDFKVKGFHLDLRVQVMTPEALKHFARQMADFGLNTLVMEWEATYPFKEHLTIANQFSYSREEIDDFIAYCDHLGIQVVPLQQSLGHVEYILRNPRYSELKEDRKDISQLCPMKIAQSEVLFQSLFKDLAATHNSDYIHIGGDETYLLGHCDLCSARAEEVGKSQLFVDHMKMIANLVIENGKTPLMWADIILKYPEAAAELPKETVFVDWNYGWKTNHFGDVSKLQELGFTFWGAPSIRSHPDNWYMTNWSTHFNNQRDFIPYARASQYEGMIMTSWSTSGLYGFTWDVGYDVADMVQIRNTYPMSGFRVLIASYAAALSHPEEFQPQEFVVNYASDRFGLNEKEANQLWEFLVFPRELISNAKPVKSKSVSEVKENYRQVSDPLFQLSPNQHEEEFDHFRLMANLRMLYLDYKQVDEVYNSPEFTKLLLPDLTKQMEAILERSEELNKAFYKLNTGFLYDAEIEELNRQRVLPIKVLYHRLAKLK, encoded by the coding sequence TTGGTAACAAACAACAATAGCAACAACTGGCACAAGCAATCTCTACCTACACTTGGAGTCTTTCGCTTGATTATATGTCTTCTGTTCTTTTTTCAGTCCATCGCTGGCTATTCTCAATCCAAGAATGATCCGGGAGACAGTGACTTTAAGGTGAAAGGCTTCCATTTGGATCTCCGCGTTCAAGTGATGACGCCCGAAGCGTTGAAGCATTTTGCTAGGCAAATGGCAGATTTTGGATTGAATACGCTCGTGATGGAATGGGAGGCGACCTATCCATTCAAGGAACACTTGACTATCGCCAACCAGTTTTCATACAGCCGTGAGGAAATCGATGATTTTATCGCTTACTGTGATCATTTGGGGATTCAGGTCGTTCCCTTGCAACAAAGCTTGGGGCATGTGGAGTATATTTTAAGAAATCCCAGGTATAGTGAGCTGAAAGAAGACAGGAAGGACATTTCCCAGCTATGCCCGATGAAAATAGCACAAAGTGAAGTCTTGTTCCAGTCCCTTTTTAAGGACTTGGCAGCAACCCATAATTCCGATTATATCCATATTGGTGGAGATGAGACGTATTTGCTGGGGCACTGCGACCTTTGCAGTGCTAGGGCCGAAGAGGTCGGCAAGTCCCAGCTTTTTGTGGACCATATGAAAATGATTGCCAACTTGGTAATTGAAAATGGAAAAACGCCGCTAATGTGGGCGGATATCATCCTAAAGTACCCTGAAGCTGCGGCCGAGCTGCCTAAAGAAACTGTATTTGTCGATTGGAATTACGGTTGGAAAACCAACCACTTTGGAGATGTATCCAAACTCCAGGAGTTAGGGTTTACATTCTGGGGAGCGCCTTCTATCCGCAGTCATCCAGATAACTGGTACATGACCAATTGGTCCACGCATTTTAATAATCAACGGGACTTTATTCCCTATGCCAGAGCAAGCCAGTATGAAGGAATGATCATGACATCTTGGTCCACTTCCGGGCTTTATGGATTTACTTGGGACGTTGGCTACGATGTGGCCGATATGGTCCAGATCAGAAATACCTATCCGATGTCAGGGTTTAGGGTTTTGATCGCCAGCTACGCTGCGGCCTTGTCCCATCCAGAGGAGTTTCAGCCACAGGAATTTGTGGTTAATTATGCTTCTGATAGGTTTGGCCTCAACGAAAAGGAAGCCAATCAGCTGTGGGAGTTTTTGGTGTTTCCTCGGGAGTTGATCTCCAACGCTAAACCCGTAAAAAGCAAAAGCGTGTCCGAGGTAAAGGAAAACTATCGGCAAGTCAGCGATCCATTATTTCAGCTTAGTCCAAACCAGCACGAAGAAGAGTTCGATCATTTTAGGCTAATGGCCAACTTGCGGATGCTTTATTTGGACTACAAACAAGTCGATGAAGTGTATAATTCGCCTGAATTCACCAAGCTCCTCCTTCCAGACCTTACCAAGCAAATGGAAGCCATTCTGGAAAGGTCAGAAGAACTGAACAAAGCGTTTTACAAATTGAATACAGGTTTTTTATACGATGCAGAAATAGAAGAACTCAATAGGCAGAGAGTACTGCCAATAAAAGTTTTGTACCACCGACTGGCTAAGTTAAAGTAA
- a CDS encoding 6-phosphogluconolactonase: MIDLQKDIYVFSNRELAGIAAGKEVEQCIVNLQAAQDEVRIVFAAAPSQTGMLSYLASSNKIRWEKVVAFHMDEYIGLEKNAPELFASYLKEILFSKLPFKEVNLIKPQGDSQAELARYERLIAKAPIDLVCLGIGENGHIAFNDPPVAQFDDPQVIKLVELEEACRVQQVNDQCFDQLEDVPTTAVTLTIPTLMAAKAMVCVVLGENKSQAVSDTLTKAVSTDCPASILTTHPNCKFYFNQAAVSKIDGQSYTVIE; the protein is encoded by the coding sequence ATGATAGACCTTCAAAAAGACATATATGTCTTTTCCAACCGAGAACTTGCGGGAATAGCTGCAGGTAAAGAAGTAGAGCAATGCATCGTGAACTTGCAGGCTGCGCAAGATGAAGTAAGAATTGTTTTTGCAGCAGCACCCTCCCAAACAGGAATGCTATCTTATTTGGCTTCATCAAATAAAATACGATGGGAAAAAGTTGTAGCCTTCCATATGGATGAATACATAGGTTTGGAGAAAAATGCCCCGGAGTTGTTCGCATCTTATCTAAAGGAAATATTGTTTTCCAAATTGCCTTTTAAAGAAGTAAATTTGATCAAGCCCCAAGGAGATTCACAAGCTGAACTTGCCCGATATGAGCGCTTGATTGCCAAAGCACCCATAGACTTGGTATGTCTGGGGATCGGCGAGAATGGACATATCGCTTTCAATGATCCTCCAGTTGCGCAATTTGATGATCCACAGGTGATTAAACTAGTTGAATTGGAGGAGGCATGTAGGGTCCAGCAAGTAAATGACCAGTGTTTTGACCAATTGGAAGACGTGCCGACCACCGCTGTTACGCTTACTATCCCTACCTTAATGGCCGCAAAGGCAATGGTATGTGTCGTATTGGGTGAAAATAAAAGTCAGGCTGTCAGCGATACATTGACCAAAGCGGTCAGCACAGATTGTCCTGCATCCATCCTGACTACTCATCCCAACTGCAAGTTTTATTTTAATCAGGCGGCCGTGAGTAAGATCGATGGCCAATCCTATACAGTAATAGAATAA